The Actinomadura sp. WMMB 499 genome includes a window with the following:
- a CDS encoding serine/threonine-protein kinase, with amino-acid sequence MPNEPNGERLLARRYRLVTQVGRGGMGTVWQAHDEVLGRDVAVKEVILPHGLTDEERAVHHKRTFREARTAARLGHPGVVTVYDVVEEDERPWIIMELIRARSLDQVIKHDGPLDPLRAAEIGRQMLAALHAAHQAGVLHRDVKPSNVLITGTGRAGERAVLTDFGIAIAAGDATLTQTGLVMGSPAYIAPERARGRKAGPASDLWSLGVALYAMVHGKSPFERNEPMAALVAVISEEPDPPEKGGPLVPVIEGLLRKNPDQRMDAIEAGALLDEIVRQETIDTQHTMAVDPAAAEPAPGPAYDPDPAYDPDPAYDPGPARDSASPGATRVAAPAGASGHDAGRGGAGSEDTARDPWRAEPAAQGTGGAQTRLSGIPGLARLPGNRAPAGRPSGPGGPAANRNLLVIGVVVLIVILVVAGIALASSGDDEPARNESANTATQGSTGGQSEGAAPVTTQPQTPSQTPSETPSTGVPAGFREHNDDSGYSIAVPDDWTGPESKQGGDFFYSPDRGAYIQIDQTDDPGDSALEDWENQERNGRDWPGYERIKMAPTGDQPPVPDTGDGDESADWEFTYDGSRGRMHILNRGFVANGHGYAILLSAPHEGWDDLFAELRPVYASFTPAED; translated from the coding sequence ATGCCAAATGAGCCCAACGGCGAGCGGTTGCTCGCCCGCCGCTACCGACTGGTGACCCAAGTCGGCCGAGGCGGCATGGGGACGGTCTGGCAGGCACACGATGAGGTCCTCGGTCGTGATGTCGCGGTGAAGGAGGTCATCCTCCCGCATGGTCTCACCGATGAGGAACGCGCAGTCCACCACAAGCGCACGTTCCGTGAGGCCCGCACCGCCGCGCGCCTCGGCCACCCCGGCGTCGTCACCGTCTACGACGTCGTGGAGGAGGACGAGCGGCCCTGGATCATCATGGAGCTCATCCGGGCCCGCTCCCTCGATCAGGTGATCAAGCACGACGGGCCGCTCGACCCGCTGCGCGCCGCCGAGATCGGCCGCCAGATGCTCGCCGCCCTCCACGCCGCGCACCAGGCCGGCGTCCTGCACCGCGACGTCAAGCCCAGCAACGTGCTCATCACCGGCACCGGACGGGCGGGCGAGCGCGCCGTCCTCACCGACTTCGGCATCGCCATCGCCGCCGGTGACGCCACCCTCACCCAGACCGGACTGGTCATGGGATCGCCCGCCTACATCGCCCCGGAGCGCGCGCGGGGCCGCAAGGCCGGGCCCGCGTCCGACCTGTGGTCGCTGGGCGTCGCCCTCTACGCGATGGTCCACGGCAAGTCGCCGTTCGAACGCAACGAGCCGATGGCCGCGCTCGTCGCCGTCATCTCCGAGGAGCCCGACCCGCCGGAGAAGGGCGGCCCGCTCGTCCCGGTCATCGAGGGCCTGCTGCGCAAGAACCCCGACCAGCGGATGGACGCGATCGAGGCCGGGGCGCTGCTGGACGAGATCGTCCGCCAGGAGACCATCGACACCCAGCACACGATGGCCGTCGACCCGGCCGCCGCCGAGCCCGCCCCCGGCCCCGCCTACGACCCGGACCCCGCCTACGACCCGGACCCGGCCTACGACCCGGGCCCGGCCCGCGACTCCGCGTCCCCCGGCGCGACCCGGGTGGCCGCGCCCGCCGGGGCGTCCGGCCACGACGCGGGGCGGGGCGGCGCCGGATCGGAGGACACCGCGCGCGACCCGTGGCGCGCGGAACCCGCCGCCCAGGGGACGGGCGGAGCGCAGACCAGGCTGTCGGGCATCCCCGGCCTGGCGCGCCTGCCCGGCAACCGGGCGCCCGCCGGCCGGCCGTCCGGGCCGGGCGGACCCGCCGCCAACCGCAACCTGCTGGTCATCGGCGTCGTCGTGCTGATCGTCATCCTCGTCGTCGCCGGGATCGCGCTCGCGAGCAGCGGCGACGACGAGCCCGCCCGCAACGAGAGCGCGAACACCGCGACGCAGGGCTCGACCGGCGGTCAGAGCGAGGGCGCCGCACCCGTCACGACGCAGCCGCAGACGCCGAGTCAGACCCCGAGCGAGACGCCGAGCACCGGCGTCCCGGCGGGGTTCCGGGAGCACAACGACGACAGCGGCTACAGCATCGCGGTCCCGGACGACTGGACCGGCCCCGAGTCCAAGCAGGGCGGCGACTTCTTCTACTCGCCCGACCGCGGCGCCTACATCCAGATCGACCAGACCGACGACCCCGGCGACAGCGCCCTCGAGGACTGGGAGAACCAGGAGCGGAACGGCCGCGACTGGCCCGGCTACGAGCGGATCAAGATGGCCCCGACCGGCGACCAGCCGCCCGTCCCCGACACCGGCGACGGCGACGAGTCCGCCGACTGGGAGTTCACCTACGACGGCTCGCGCGGCCGGATGCACATCCTCAACCGCGGGTTCGTCGCGAACGGCCACGGCTACGCCATCCTGCTGAGCGCCCCGCACGAGGGCTGGGACGACCTGTTCGCCGAGCTTCGGCCCGTGTACGCGTCGTTCACCCCGGCGGAGGACTGA